One window of Quercus robur chromosome 12, dhQueRobu3.1, whole genome shotgun sequence genomic DNA carries:
- the LOC126708671 gene encoding uncharacterized protein LOC126708671, translating to MGNEYDRFPHQKLNLHSRNTFLPMLCSKPSIKDVIIPKWEDRCVSFSSDPLSPRISCMGQVKRNNKVVGFPATHSKLNQNTRHSTNNIINNNNSVKYSKLKKMFSSKNLPTTVATTTTASCGSRRQVSMTGSNENRTCISIVDMDPPLPVIKKEQKPQGEDADSLWKRRSGGVALKTLQLQQIHHTRHHLQPTTV from the coding sequence ATGGGAAATGAATACGATCGATTCCCCCATCAAAAACTGAATCTCCATTCAAGAAACACATTCTTGCCCATGTTGTGTTCAAAACCATCCATCAAAGATGTTATAATTCCCAAATGGGAAGATCGCTGTGTGTCCTTCTCCAGCGACCCTTTGTCCCCCAGAATCAGCTGCATGGGCCAAGTGAAAAGGAACAACAAAGTAGTTGGCTTTCCAGCTACTCACAGCAAGCTCAACCAAAACACCAGACATAGTACTAacaacatcatcaacaacaataacaGTGTCAAGTACTCCAAGCTCAAGAAAATGTTCTCTAGCAAAAACCTGCCCACCACAGtggccaccaccaccactgctaGCTGTGGAAGCAGGAGACAAGTGAGCATGACTGGTAGCAATGAGAATCGTACTTGTATAAGCATTGTTGATATGGATCCTCCATTGCCAGTCATCAAGAAGGAGCAAAAGCCTCAAGGAGAGGATGCAGACAGTCTTTGGAAGAGAAGATCTGGTGGGGTTGCACTGAAAACTTTACAGCTTCAACAAATTCATCATACTAGGCATCATCTTCAACCTACCACAGTTTGA